One genomic window of Mus pahari chromosome 23, PAHARI_EIJ_v1.1, whole genome shotgun sequence includes the following:
- the LOC110339116 gene encoding zinc finger protein 39-like isoform X1 yields the protein MSWKPEMGLVSFEDIAVEFTWQEWQDLNEGQRTLYRDVMLENYSNLLFLGHCKTKPELIFNLEQRPGSWIVEASHQCIPDFQKTSTLNKTSPETKARHVWQVALNSDPSKEPAGLGSTCNVSTNRISNQTIKNENSLGMSPRKFILWKDVYLHTDADEIEVGEEPDDLNGTIKSVKHPEHVSLYKFQSSQSYFHNLIPGKSFNTKAVLLTHKFNEYAKSLGDTAFIDKEMAQIRVESFECNVSERNCSKSDLIENEPIHVGEKHFKCSDFENPFIIESYLPKHKGQHEKLFIQKEYEFSQQSEVSLHQKIRRGKKTYECKICGKCFYWKTSFNRHQSTHTGEKPYECTECSKAFCQKSHLTQHQRVHTGERPYICFECRKAFYRKSELTDHQRIHTGEKPYECKECGKAFCQKPQLTLHQRIHTGEKPYECTECGKAFSTKSYLTVHQRTHTGEKPYECTVCRKSFICKSSFSHHWRTHTGEKPYECKQCMKTFYRKSGLTRHQRTHTGDKRYECQLCQKAFYCTSHLIVHQRTHTGEKPYECKECRKAFYDKSNLKRHQKIHTMKKASESKQSNNFFLNDTSQHQTMYYEYEECKKAFHQKANFT from the exons ATGTCCTGGAAGCCAGAAATG GGGTTGGTGTCATTTGAGGATATAGCTGTGGAATTCACCTGGCAGGAATGGCAGGACTTGAATGAAGGTCAGAGAACTCTCTACAgggatgtgatgctggagaactACAGCAACTTGCTGTTCTTGG GGCACTGCAAGACCAAACCTGAGCTGATCTTCAATTTGGAGCAAAGACCTGGGTCATGGATTGTAGAAGCCTCACACCAGTGCATCCCAG ATTTCCAGAAAACGAGTACCCTGAATAAGACCAGTCCAGAAACCAAAGCAAGACATGTGTGGCAAGTTGCCCTCAACAGTGATCCATCGAAGGAGCCGGCTGGACTAGGGAGTACCTGCAATGTGAGCACAAACCGTATTTCAAATCAGACTATAAAGAATGAGAACTCACTAGGAATGAGTCCTAGAAAGTTTATTCTGTGGAAGGACGTGTATCTCCATACTGATGCTGATGAGATAGAAGTTGGAGAAGAACCTGATGATCTTAATGGAACTATAAAATCTGTCAAACATCCAGAGCATGTTAGTCTATACAAGTTTCAAAGTTCACAAAGTTACTTTCACAATCTTATACCAGGGAAATCCTTCAACACAAAAGCAGTATTACTTACTCATAAGTTCAATGAATATGCAAAATCCTTAGGTGATACAGCATTTATTgacaaagagatggctcagataaGGGTGGAATCTTTTGAATGTAATGTATCAGAGAGAAATTGCAGCAAGTCTGACCTTATTGAAAATGAACCAATACACGTGGGAgagaaacatttcaaatgtagtGACTTTGAGAACCCTTTTATTATTGAATCATACCTTCCAAAACATAAGGGACAACATGAAAAGCTCTTTATCCAGAAGGAATATGAGTTTTCTCAGCAGTCAGAAGTGAGTCTTCATCAGAAAATCCGCAGAGGGAAAAAAACCTATGAATGTAAAAtatgtggcaagtgcttttattgGAAAACAAGCTTCAATAGACATCAGAGCACTCACACTGGTGAAAAGCCCTATGAATGTACAGAATGTAGTAAAGCTTTCTGCCAAAAGTCACACCTCACTCAGCATCAGAGAGTTCACACGGGCGAGAGACCATATATATGCTTTGAATGCAGGAAAGCTTTCTATCGTAAGTCAGAGCTGACTGaccatcagagaattcatacaggtGAGAAGCCATACGAATGTAAGGAATGTGGGAAAGCTTTTTGCCAAAAGCCCCAACTTACTCtgcatcagagaattcatacaggtgagaagccctatgagtgtacagaatgtgggaaagccttctcCACCAAGTCCTATTTAACTGTACATCAGAGAACCCACACAGGTGAGAAACCTTACGAATGTACAGTATGTAGGAAGTCATTTATCTGTAAGTCAAGTTTCAGTCATCATTGGAGAACTCATACAGGTGAAAAACCTTACGAATGTAAGCAGTGTATGAAGACCTTCTACCGCAAGTCAGGCCTGACTCGACACCAGAGAACTCACACAGGTGACAAACGCTATGAATGTCAATTATGTCAGAAAGCTTTTTACTGTACTTCACACCTCATTGTACATCAGCGAACTCATACAGGTGAGAAGCCTTATGAATGTAAGGAATGTAGGAAAGCTTTCTATGATAAGTCAAACCTTAAGCGGCATCAGAAGATTCATACTATGAAGAAAGCCTCTGAGAGCAAACAGtctaacaatttttttctgaatgataCTTCTCAACATCAGACAATGTATTATGAATATGAAGAATGTAAGAAAGCTTTCCACCAGAAAGCAAACTTTACTTAA
- the LOC110339116 gene encoding zinc finger protein 39-like isoform X2 → MLENYSNLLFLGHCKTKPELIFNLEQRPGSWIVEASHQCIPDFQKTSTLNKTSPETKARHVWQVALNSDPSKEPAGLGSTCNVSTNRISNQTIKNENSLGMSPRKFILWKDVYLHTDADEIEVGEEPDDLNGTIKSVKHPEHVSLYKFQSSQSYFHNLIPGKSFNTKAVLLTHKFNEYAKSLGDTAFIDKEMAQIRVESFECNVSERNCSKSDLIENEPIHVGEKHFKCSDFENPFIIESYLPKHKGQHEKLFIQKEYEFSQQSEVSLHQKIRRGKKTYECKICGKCFYWKTSFNRHQSTHTGEKPYECTECSKAFCQKSHLTQHQRVHTGERPYICFECRKAFYRKSELTDHQRIHTGEKPYECKECGKAFCQKPQLTLHQRIHTGEKPYECTECGKAFSTKSYLTVHQRTHTGEKPYECTVCRKSFICKSSFSHHWRTHTGEKPYECKQCMKTFYRKSGLTRHQRTHTGDKRYECQLCQKAFYCTSHLIVHQRTHTGEKPYECKECRKAFYDKSNLKRHQKIHTMKKASESKQSNNFFLNDTSQHQTMYYEYEECKKAFHQKANFT, encoded by the exons atgctggagaactACAGCAACTTGCTGTTCTTGG GGCACTGCAAGACCAAACCTGAGCTGATCTTCAATTTGGAGCAAAGACCTGGGTCATGGATTGTAGAAGCCTCACACCAGTGCATCCCAG ATTTCCAGAAAACGAGTACCCTGAATAAGACCAGTCCAGAAACCAAAGCAAGACATGTGTGGCAAGTTGCCCTCAACAGTGATCCATCGAAGGAGCCGGCTGGACTAGGGAGTACCTGCAATGTGAGCACAAACCGTATTTCAAATCAGACTATAAAGAATGAGAACTCACTAGGAATGAGTCCTAGAAAGTTTATTCTGTGGAAGGACGTGTATCTCCATACTGATGCTGATGAGATAGAAGTTGGAGAAGAACCTGATGATCTTAATGGAACTATAAAATCTGTCAAACATCCAGAGCATGTTAGTCTATACAAGTTTCAAAGTTCACAAAGTTACTTTCACAATCTTATACCAGGGAAATCCTTCAACACAAAAGCAGTATTACTTACTCATAAGTTCAATGAATATGCAAAATCCTTAGGTGATACAGCATTTATTgacaaagagatggctcagataaGGGTGGAATCTTTTGAATGTAATGTATCAGAGAGAAATTGCAGCAAGTCTGACCTTATTGAAAATGAACCAATACACGTGGGAgagaaacatttcaaatgtagtGACTTTGAGAACCCTTTTATTATTGAATCATACCTTCCAAAACATAAGGGACAACATGAAAAGCTCTTTATCCAGAAGGAATATGAGTTTTCTCAGCAGTCAGAAGTGAGTCTTCATCAGAAAATCCGCAGAGGGAAAAAAACCTATGAATGTAAAAtatgtggcaagtgcttttattgGAAAACAAGCTTCAATAGACATCAGAGCACTCACACTGGTGAAAAGCCCTATGAATGTACAGAATGTAGTAAAGCTTTCTGCCAAAAGTCACACCTCACTCAGCATCAGAGAGTTCACACGGGCGAGAGACCATATATATGCTTTGAATGCAGGAAAGCTTTCTATCGTAAGTCAGAGCTGACTGaccatcagagaattcatacaggtGAGAAGCCATACGAATGTAAGGAATGTGGGAAAGCTTTTTGCCAAAAGCCCCAACTTACTCtgcatcagagaattcatacaggtgagaagccctatgagtgtacagaatgtgggaaagccttctcCACCAAGTCCTATTTAACTGTACATCAGAGAACCCACACAGGTGAGAAACCTTACGAATGTACAGTATGTAGGAAGTCATTTATCTGTAAGTCAAGTTTCAGTCATCATTGGAGAACTCATACAGGTGAAAAACCTTACGAATGTAAGCAGTGTATGAAGACCTTCTACCGCAAGTCAGGCCTGACTCGACACCAGAGAACTCACACAGGTGACAAACGCTATGAATGTCAATTATGTCAGAAAGCTTTTTACTGTACTTCACACCTCATTGTACATCAGCGAACTCATACAGGTGAGAAGCCTTATGAATGTAAGGAATGTAGGAAAGCTTTCTATGATAAGTCAAACCTTAAGCGGCATCAGAAGATTCATACTATGAAGAAAGCCTCTGAGAGCAAACAGtctaacaatttttttctgaatgataCTTCTCAACATCAGACAATGTATTATGAATATGAAGAATGTAAGAAAGCTTTCCACCAGAAAGCAAACTTTACTTAA